A segment of the Panacibacter ginsenosidivorans genome:
ATTTTTGCAGAACATTACCCACTTTCCCTGAAAGAGCAACAATTGTTTTTATCATTGGGATTGCAGGAAGCAATTGTTTACAGTGCACTTGATGAACCACTCTTTAAATATTTTGGTGGAGAAAATATAACTGTGTTGCTGACGAATTTAGGCATGCAGGAAAATGAATCTCTCGAGCATCCTATGATAGGTCGTGCACTTAAAAATGCACAGAAGAAAATAGCAAAAGAGATTATAGCGGAACAAGCAGCAAGATCACAGCAGGATTGGTTTAGAAGCAATCTTGCTCATTGATATTTTTTATAGTCCATTTCAAACAATAAAGCCATCGTGAGGAATCACGATGGCCCTGTTTAAAGATCAAGCTTAAAGTTAATATTTCACAAATTTTGTATTATAGATAATACTGCCTTCTTTAGTGATGACGGTTACAAAATAGCTGCCTGCGGTGAGCCTGCTTACATCGATCTTAGTGTTTGCTGCGCCTTTTTGCTGCATGATGGTTCTGCCGTATACATCCGCTATTTTGATGACAGATTGTTCCGGCATTTTTGTGGTTGCTATATTTATGATCGTGTGCGCCGGATTTGGATACACCTTCATGCCGCTTTTGCTTTGTTGTGCAATAAGCGATGATGCATCTTTACTGCTTGGGCCTGTGCCCTGAACGGCTCTTAAGGTGTAGCAGGTTGATGCATTGTATTCATTTGCATTGGCACCGGCTACTTTAATATAATGTGTGCCTTTGGCGACTGTGATTGTGATGCTTTCATTTGCTGTGCCGGTATTTATGGAACTGCCGGTGAACTTCTGATTGACATTATAAGTATAGATATTATAATCTGCAGGCAGATTGGTAAGTGTTACCGTTATAGGACCTGGTGCAGGGATAGTAAGTTTGTAATAATCCACATCGCCTGATGCATTGATGGTTCCATACACATCTGTACTGAATGGTATATCCACTGCTGTAGCAAAATTATTATTATTTGCAGTAGTATCGAATTTGCCGGGGCAGGTTGCACTTGTGGTAAATGAAGTAGTATTATAAGCACTGCTACCTGATGCGCATACAGCTTTTACACGCCATTCATAATTTGTCTCGCTTAGTAAACCGCTGACATTTACTGAAGTGGCTGTGGTACCTGAGGCTACATTAATCCAGTTTTGTGTATTGGTGGCACGGTATCCTGCTGTATAACCAAGTGCTCCGCTTACTGCAGTCCAATTGAAGGTGGCTGATGAAGCTGTAATATTGGTGGTAGTTAATGTTACCGGCACACCGCAACCTACTGCTATTAATGTGGTAAATTGTGCAGTAGTGTAATTGCTGGTATTGCCATATATACAGTTTGTTCTCACCCTCCAGTCGTAGGTGGTATTAGCATTTAAGCTGCTTAAGTTAACGGAAGTAGCCGTGGTGCCTGTTGCAGCATTGACCCAGTTGATTGATGCCGCATCTTTATAATCTATATCATAGCTTGCTGCTCCTGTTACGGCACTCCAGCTAATAGTCGCTGTTGATGAACTAATGGCTGATGATACAAGGCCTGATGGGTCATTACATACCGGTGTGGCGGTGGTGAACTGTGAGGTTGAATAAGCACTACTACCTGATGCGCAATTCGTTTTCACTCTCCAGTCATAAACTGTGCTATAATTTAAACTGCTTAAGTCTACAGAGATAGCTGTAGTGCCTGTTGCCGCATTGATCCAGCTACTTGATGCTGCATCTTTATAATCCACATCATAACTTGTTGCACCGGTTGCTGAACTCCAACTAATTGATGCTGATGAAGTGGTAATTGAAGACGCTGCAAGTCCTGACGGTGCTGTACTACACAATGTTGTAAACTGTGCACTGGTATATGTGGTGCTACCTGAAGAACAATTTGCTCTTATCCTGTAATCATATCCTGAACCTGTAGTTAATCCACTTAGGTTTACAGATGTTGATGTTGTTGCTGTTGCTGCATTTGTCCAGGTGCCTGTTGATGTTAATTTGTAATCGAAATCATAGCTTACCGCTCCAGAAGATGCAGACCAGCTTATAGTTGCTGAAGTATTGGTAATGGATGATGCTGATAAGCCTGTTGGAGCAATATCACATAAAGTTGTAAACTGCGCGCCAGTGTAGGAAGTACTACCTGCAGCACAGTTAGCTCTTACCCTGTAATCATAAACTGAACCTGCTGTTAAGCTATTTAGGTTTACAGATGTTGATGTTGTTGCTGTTGCTGCATTTGTCCAGATACCTGTTGATGTTAATTTGTAATCCACATCATAGCTTACTGCACCTGTAGATGCAGACCAGCTAATGGTTGCTGAATTATTTGTTACAGACGATGCAGATAAACCTGATGGTGCAACATTACACAATGTTGTAAATTGTTCGCTTGTATAAGATGTACTGCCTGATGCACAGTTTGCTCTCACCCTGTAATCATATACTGTACCTGTTGATAATCCACTCAGGGTTACTGAAGTTGATGTTGTGGCTGTTGCTGCATTTGTCCAGGTACCTGAAGAAGCTAACTTGTAATCCACAGTATAAGAAGAAGCGCCTGCAGAAGCTGTCCAACTGAGTATAGCACCTGAATTGGTAATGGAGGATGCAGACAGGCCTGATGGCGCAGCGCTACATAATGTTGTAAAATTTGTTCCGGATATATAAGCCGTGCTGCCAGATGAGCAATTAGCTCTTACTCTGAAATTATAAACAGAACTTGATACCAGGTTGGCTATGTCCACTGTTGTAGCAGTAGTTGCGTTTGCAGCCCTAGTCCAAATACTTGCTGAGCTTAATTTGTAATCAACTTTATAAGATGCTGCACCAGCTACGGCTGTCCAGCTAAGGGTTGCAGTTGAATTGGTAATATTTGATGATGTAAGGCCAGTTGGTGTAGCACTACACAAACTGGTAAACTGTGCGGTTGCATAATCTCCATTATTTAATGGACAATTTGTTTTTACTCTAAAGTCGTAAAGAGTTCCTTGCATTAACCCTGTAATATTTACGCTTGTTGAAGTAGTGGCTGTTGCTGCATTTGTCCATGCACCGGAGGGGGATATTCTGTAATCTACATCATATGATGTAGCTCCGGTTACGGCTGTCCATCCGAGTGTAGCACTGCTATTAGTGATGGATGATGCTTTCAGCCCTATAGCTGTTCCACAGGAACCTACATAGAAATTCACATTTGATATATCGTAAAAGATATTTCCTATTGCTTCTATTTTAATACGACAAGCGCCACTTGTTACATTTGGTACAGTAATCGCTTCAGTGCCGTCATTGGGTGTACTGGCGGCAAGAACATATGGGAATGTTTGCCCTCCATCTGTTGACATAGATATTTTCACATTGGCTGCAAGTGTGTTTGTACTGTTAACACTCCAGGTGATTGTTTGTGTTGTTCCGGCACCTACACTAACTGCTGTGTTGGGAGAGGTAACTGCAAAGGGTCCGGTAGTGCCGGAAACAGTTACAACCACATCATCACTGACATTAGCACTGCCGCCACTATGATTATCTCTTACTGTAAATCTAAAGTTCAATGTTCTTGATACAGATGGCAATACTTCCCATTTACCTGTATTATTACTGTCTAGTACAACCTGAAGTCTTGGAAATGATCTGGATGTATTGGTGACAGGTAAGAAAGACCTGAAGGCAGGCCCCTTCGTAGTAGTTGATGTTGGGTAGGTATTAGAATTTGTACTTGTGCCATATGCATCCATTTGTTCCCAGCAATAAGTTGGCACATCTGCTGCATCTGCATCTGTTGATGTTCCTGTTAAAATAAATGGTGTTGATTTTGGTACAGTATAATCTGATCCGGCATTGGCAGTAGGTAAATTATTGATTAAAGAACTGGTTGTACCACAAGTGTTACCCGAACCAGTTTGAATATAATCGGTTATCTGCTGAATACTAATTGCATGATAGTATGGATCACTGTGCGCCTGAAGATCTGTAGCACCCGTAATACCAGCATATCCCATAATTGTAGAAGCACTTCCAGGTTCTACCTGTGCTATTGTGCCTTCTATGCTATGCGTAAAAGTATGATTGCCACCTAACTGATGTCCCAATTCATGCGTCCAGTAATCTATGATAAGATAGTCGCCCTGATATTCTCCGTACATGTTCCATCCCCGACCTTTGCCGATAGAGCCTGAAGGTGTTTTGCAAACACAACCAATACAGCCTGCGTTGCCATTATTTTTTTCAGTATTATAATTAAGCATGTGGCCAATATCATAATTCGCATCACCTATTACACTTGTACAAGTGTTTTGGGTTTCAGTATTCCAGGTTGTTGTGGTAAAACTTGGTGTCCATGTACTAAATGGATCAGTAGTAGCGTCAAGATAAATGATACTTGTCTCATTCGATATGAGTACCAATCTTAAATTAAATTCATTTTCAAAGACTGCATTTGCCTCGGTAGTATTCGAATTCGCTACGGCTAATATAATGGCTTTCTTCAATGCTACTGTGCTTGTATCAGTTCCCGGAGCAACATCATCCAACACAGCTCTTGAATATTCTCCTGTTAAACATAAAGCCAATCTATAAGTGCGTAATACATTTGTATTTGCATTCTTGTCAGTAATTCCTCCTCCTATTGCATTGCTTAGTTGTACTTCGCTGTTTACTGTTTGATCTAATAAACATTCAAACCCGAATTTTTTAGCATCTCTTAATTCCCTGTCGTATACAATATATGATTGACTGGAACGATCTATGGAACTGATGTAAAAAGTCTTTCTCTCTGAAGACATGATCACTGCATTAAATCCCAATGGGGACATATCAAAACGAATACGGGAGCCAGGGTTATCAACACCCTGCCCTGCATATGATTTGATATTCGGAAATTTTGCAGCTAACGCAGGCTCCATAGAAGAGGCTTCCACAATCCTGAATCGCTCAATTTGCCCTTTTGAATTTGGCACCGAAATGATAAATGAAGAAGTAGCTGATGAAACACTTTTTTCTGAAGGTGCATTACGTAAGAGTTTCCTCATGGCTGATTCATTTAATTGAAATGAAACATAAGCCTGGGGTTTAAAATGTTTATGAAAAACATCTTTTCCTTTTGCGAATGAACTAGTAAGACTAATTTGCTTCCAGGGATTTTGTGCGTTTGCACAGAAGACAATCATGGCAAGAACCATGAGGAGTAATACTCTCTTCATACAGGTTTTTGTTTAAGAATTGGATTTTATCCCGATCATCACTAAATAAATTTATCCAACTATAAAGGTTGGAATAATTTAAGGAAAGACAATCAGTGAGTCCGGTTTAACTTTTGATTTAGAACATTGATTTATACAGTAAAGTAAACGTTATACTTTTTAATTTTATTTACACATTAAAGATTTTAATACTCTTTTAAAGTAATACGCATACTTAACAGTATTGACAGCCAATAAGAAACTAATAATATTTTTTTTGATACCAGCAATTGCTTACATGGCATCATCTCTTGCGAGGCAATACTTTCATCTGCAGGATAAAGATTTTGCTGAAAAATAAAACCAGCTATAAAGAGCAAAAATATATTATAGCTGAAAAGTACTTTGTTGTACAAGAGTGCGACGCAAGAGGTGATGCCACATATTATAGAGCCTGGCTCAAAAAAATAAAATTAATATTGAGTAAGAGGACACTACTTTGCAATGG
Coding sequences within it:
- a CDS encoding fibronectin type III domain-containing protein — translated: MKRVLLLMVLAMIVFCANAQNPWKQISLTSSFAKGKDVFHKHFKPQAYVSFQLNESAMRKLLRNAPSEKSVSSATSSFIISVPNSKGQIERFRIVEASSMEPALAAKFPNIKSYAGQGVDNPGSRIRFDMSPLGFNAVIMSSERKTFYISSIDRSSQSYIVYDRELRDAKKFGFECLLDQTVNSEVQLSNAIGGGITDKNANTNVLRTYRLALCLTGEYSRAVLDDVAPGTDTSTVALKKAIILAVANSNTTEANAVFENEFNLRLVLISNETSIIYLDATTDPFSTWTPSFTTTTWNTETQNTCTSVIGDANYDIGHMLNYNTEKNNGNAGCIGCVCKTPSGSIGKGRGWNMYGEYQGDYLIIDYWTHELGHQLGGNHTFTHSIEGTIAQVEPGSASTIMGYAGITGATDLQAHSDPYYHAISIQQITDYIQTGSGNTCGTTSSLINNLPTANAGSDYTVPKSTPFILTGTSTDADAADVPTYCWEQMDAYGTSTNSNTYPTSTTTKGPAFRSFLPVTNTSRSFPRLQVVLDSNNTGKWEVLPSVSRTLNFRFTVRDNHSGGSANVSDDVVVTVSGTTGPFAVTSPNTAVSVGAGTTQTITWSVNSTNTLAANVKISMSTDGGQTFPYVLAASTPNDGTEAITVPNVTSGACRIKIEAIGNIFYDISNVNFYVGSCGTAIGLKASSITNSSATLGWTAVTGATSYDVDYRISPSGAWTNAATATTSTSVNITGLMQGTLYDFRVKTNCPLNNGDYATAQFTSLCSATPTGLTSSNITNSTATLSWTAVAGAASYKVDYKLSSASIWTRAANATTATTVDIANLVSSSVYNFRVRANCSSGSTAYISGTNFTTLCSAAPSGLSASSITNSGAILSWTASAGASSYTVDYKLASSGTWTNAATATTSTSVTLSGLSTGTVYDYRVRANCASGSTSYTSEQFTTLCNVAPSGLSASSVTNNSATISWSASTGAVSYDVDYKLTSTGIWTNAATATTSTSVNLNSLTAGSVYDYRVRANCAAGSTSYTGAQFTTLCDIAPTGLSASSITNTSATISWSASSGAVSYDFDYKLTSTGTWTNAATATTSTSVNLSGLTTGSGYDYRIRANCSSGSTTYTSAQFTTLCSTAPSGLAASSITTSSASISWSSATGATSYDVDYKDAASSSWINAATGTTAISVDLSSLNYSTVYDWRVKTNCASGSSAYSTSQFTTATPVCNDPSGLVSSAISSSTATISWSAVTGAASYDIDYKDAASINWVNAATGTTATSVNLSSLNANTTYDWRVRTNCIYGNTSNYTTAQFTTLIAVGCGVPVTLTTTNITASSATFNWTAVSGALGYTAGYRATNTQNWINVASGTTATSVNVSGLLSETNYEWRVKAVCASGSSAYNTTSFTTSATCPGKFDTTANNNNFATAVDIPFSTDVYGTINASGDVDYYKLTIPAPGPITVTLTNLPADYNIYTYNVNQKFTGSSINTGTANESITITVAKGTHYIKVAGANANEYNASTCYTLRAVQGTGPSSKDASSLIAQQSKSGMKVYPNPAHTIINIATTKMPEQSVIKIADVYGRTIMQQKGAANTKIDVSRLTAGSYFVTVITKEGSIIYNTKFVKY